In a single window of the Halolamina litorea genome:
- a CDS encoding DUF7344 domain-containing protein has translation MSTKEQNTLTQDTVYDLLSNGRRRFVISRLRRAEGPVSVNDLSEAVAAWENDVPESELTDKQIKRVYVSLYQIHIPKLDEAGLVDYDKDSGLVELTPAVSELDSYLPEQESDEDRPRRWLLLYTAIAFVSLSLYGGVLLFPDTFGWISVTALNIALFSVIVITTATHYLLEQWR, from the coding sequence ATGTCCACGAAGGAACAGAACACCCTGACACAGGACACGGTTTACGACCTACTGAGCAACGGGCGGCGACGGTTCGTCATCTCGCGGCTCCGGCGCGCCGAGGGACCCGTCTCGGTCAACGACCTCTCCGAGGCGGTCGCCGCGTGGGAGAACGACGTTCCCGAATCGGAACTCACGGACAAACAGATCAAACGCGTCTACGTCTCGCTCTACCAGATACACATCCCCAAACTCGACGAGGCGGGGCTGGTGGACTACGACAAGGACAGCGGCTTGGTCGAGCTAACTCCCGCTGTCTCGGAACTCGACAGCTACCTTCCCGAACAGGAATCCGACGAGGACCGACCACGACGGTGGCTGCTCCTCTATACGGCGATCGCGTTCGTCTCGCTCAGCCTGTACGGCGGCGTGTTGCTGTTCCCGGACACGTTCGGGTGGATCTCCGTGACGGCGCTCAACATCGCCCTGTTCAGCGTGATCGTGATCACGACGGCGACGCATTACCTACTCGAACAATGGCGCTGA
- the glmM gene encoding phosphoglucosamine mutase, which translates to MFGTSGIRGRFGDDVTAGTALSVGRAIASEGNGRVVVGRDPRSTGRILVDVVSAGLRECGADVGHLGELPTPTIARAVEWYGADMGVAVTASHNPPEDNGLKLWSADGSATVGTELAAVEDRIRRGEYSTVGWDEIGTRHRFNGARGRHVDAIVDAVEIDPPLRVVLDVGHGSGRLTATALRRLGCTVTTLDGTPEGSFPARQSEPTAENCKMLRQTVAGSDADLGIAHDGDADRMLAVTESGRFVPGDVLLALFARREATAGSRVAAPIDASMTVADELASVGADVTYTRVGDGYVAERTTEPDVVFGGEPSGAWIWPEITRCPDGPLAAAKLTSIVATDGSLDALVDDVPAVPIQRRNVRTERKDSVVETVAEALPDDGRVTTVDGVRVDLDDGWFLVRASGTQPLVRITAEARDEERMASLLSTAEELVHEAIESDRLEQRTVD; encoded by the coding sequence ATGTTCGGAACGAGCGGTATCCGTGGACGGTTCGGCGACGACGTGACGGCTGGGACTGCGCTCTCCGTCGGTCGAGCGATCGCTTCCGAGGGGAACGGCCGGGTCGTCGTCGGACGCGACCCACGGTCGACGGGCCGCATCCTCGTCGACGTGGTCTCGGCGGGGCTCCGCGAGTGCGGCGCCGACGTGGGCCACCTCGGCGAACTCCCGACTCCGACGATCGCGCGTGCGGTGGAGTGGTACGGCGCCGACATGGGCGTCGCCGTGACCGCCTCGCACAACCCGCCCGAGGACAACGGCCTGAAGCTCTGGAGCGCCGACGGCTCCGCGACCGTCGGGACCGAACTGGCCGCGGTCGAGGACCGGATCCGGCGGGGGGAGTACTCGACCGTCGGCTGGGACGAGATCGGCACCCGCCATCGGTTCAACGGCGCGCGTGGCCGCCACGTGGACGCCATCGTCGACGCCGTCGAGATCGACCCGCCGCTCCGCGTCGTGCTCGACGTGGGTCACGGGAGCGGCCGGCTGACGGCGACCGCGCTCCGACGGCTCGGCTGCACGGTGACGACACTCGACGGCACCCCGGAGGGGTCGTTCCCCGCCCGACAGAGCGAGCCCACCGCCGAGAACTGCAAGATGCTTCGACAGACCGTCGCCGGCAGCGACGCCGACCTCGGGATCGCCCACGACGGCGACGCCGACCGGATGCTCGCGGTCACCGAGTCCGGCCGGTTCGTTCCCGGCGACGTGCTGTTGGCACTGTTCGCCCGCCGCGAGGCGACCGCCGGTTCCCGCGTGGCGGCCCCCATCGACGCCAGCATGACCGTGGCCGACGAACTCGCCTCGGTCGGCGCCGACGTGACCTACACCCGCGTCGGCGACGGCTACGTCGCCGAGCGGACGACCGAGCCGGACGTGGTGTTCGGCGGCGAGCCCAGCGGGGCGTGGATCTGGCCGGAGATCACTCGCTGTCCCGATGGCCCCCTCGCGGCGGCGAAGCTCACGTCCATCGTCGCCACCGACGGCTCGCTGGACGCGCTCGTCGACGACGTGCCCGCGGTCCCGATCCAGCGCCGCAACGTTCGCACCGAGCGAAAGGACTCGGTCGTCGAGACGGTCGCCGAGGCGCTCCCCGACGACGGCCGCGTCACGACCGTCGACGGCGTCCGGGTGGACCTCGACGACGGGTGGTTCCTCGTCCGCGCCAGCGGGACCCAGCCGCTCGTCAGGATCACCGCGGAGGCGCGCGACGAGGAGCGCATGGCATCGCTGCTCTCGACGGCCGAGGAACTCGTCCACGAGGCCATCGAGTCCGACCGGCTGGAGCAGCGGACGGTCGATTGA
- a CDS encoding glycosyltransferase family 2 protein, which translates to MYRGHTTAVVIPAYNEEGFVADTIESVPAFVDRIYVVDDGSNDGTWAEIRTAVDRAAGRGDDDGDRVVAIRHERNRGVGGAIKTGYQRARADDIQLTAVMGGDGQMEPEMLGDLFDPIVDGDADYTKGNRFLARAGHSSMPSHRFVGNAILGALTKIASGYWTAGDPQSGYTAISLHALETADIDSMYEFYGYCNDILVKLNVAGLRVVDVPRPVTYGDEESHIRYRTYVPRVSLMLFRNFLWRLRTNYLVFDFHPLVGAYVAGVVASVAAVGAGIWALPGVGTAATPLARGAAALGFGLVALLAFTWAMAMDRDANAHLDDAISPADDRAEATADLPVARNGESPSDAEQSSASTADADGHGPGYVVPERFPDRPAADEEGATGPNTASD; encoded by the coding sequence ATGTACCGAGGACACACTACGGCGGTCGTCATCCCGGCGTACAACGAGGAAGGGTTCGTTGCTGACACGATCGAGTCCGTACCGGCGTTCGTCGACCGGATCTACGTCGTCGACGACGGCTCGAACGACGGCACGTGGGCGGAGATCAGAACGGCCGTCGACCGCGCCGCCGGGCGGGGCGACGACGACGGCGACCGTGTCGTCGCTATCCGTCACGAACGGAACCGTGGCGTCGGCGGCGCGATCAAGACCGGCTACCAGCGCGCCCGCGCCGACGATATCCAGCTCACCGCGGTGATGGGCGGCGACGGGCAGATGGAGCCGGAGATGCTCGGCGACCTGTTCGACCCCATCGTCGACGGCGACGCCGACTACACCAAGGGGAACCGTTTTCTCGCCCGGGCGGGCCACAGCTCGATGCCGAGCCACCGGTTCGTCGGGAACGCCATCCTGGGCGCGCTCACGAAGATCGCCAGCGGCTACTGGACCGCCGGCGACCCCCAGAGCGGCTACACCGCCATCTCGCTGCACGCCCTCGAGACAGCCGACATCGACTCGATGTACGAGTTCTACGGCTACTGCAACGACATCCTGGTGAAGCTCAACGTCGCCGGCCTCCGGGTCGTCGACGTCCCCCGACCCGTCACCTACGGCGACGAGGAGAGCCACATTCGCTACCGCACGTACGTCCCGCGGGTCTCGCTGATGCTGTTCCGGAACTTCCTCTGGCGGCTGCGGACGAACTACCTCGTCTTCGACTTCCACCCGCTCGTCGGCGCTTACGTCGCCGGCGTCGTCGCCTCGGTCGCAGCGGTCGGTGCCGGAATCTGGGCGCTCCCGGGTGTGGGAACGGCCGCGACGCCCCTCGCCCGAGGCGCGGCCGCACTGGGGTTCGGACTCGTTGCGCTGCTCGCGTTCACGTGGGCGATGGCGATGGACCGGGACGCCAACGCGCATCTGGACGACGCCATCTCGCCGGCTGACGACCGCGCCGAGGCGACCGCCGACCTCCCGGTCGCCCGCAACGGCGAGAGCCCCTCTGACGCCGAGCAGTCGTCGGCGTCGACGGCGGATGCCGACGGCCACGGCCCCGGGTACGTCGTTCCGGAGCGGTTCCCGGACCGGCCGGCGGCCGACGAGGAGGGGGCGACGGGACCGAACACCGCCTCAGACTGA
- the glmS gene encoding glutamine--fructose-6-phosphate transaminase (isomerizing) has translation MCGITACAAPRGTDVLETLVDGLRNLEYRGYDSSGVAVRNDDGLTVVKREGEIDVLADALADTAPAGAVGIGHTRWSTHGPPTDANAHPHTGCTDDVSVVHNGIVENYASLREDLLARGHTFTSETDTEVIPHLIEMYRGEGLSPEDAFRATIERLEGRFAVAMLVDDHETVFAARDGSPLVVGVGEDRRFLASDVPSFLEHTNRVAFLEDGDVVKLSPGDHEVTDLGGHPVDRPVQTVDWQAEDAQRDGFDHYMLKEIHEQPAALDRAIQGRITDDNDVRLEGFPAGEFADVGAVHLIACGTSYHAALYAQQLLANRDIPAQVFSAGEYTTTPAPVRDDTLVVAVTQSGETADTLSSLDIAAERGARTLAVTNVIGSTAARTADDALFIRAGPEIGVAATKTFSSQVAVLALLAERIAEDVSGTVHSDREALLAALERLPADVQDTLQRSPVESLATELRGREEQFFIGRGYGYPVALESALKFKEITYEHAEGFAAGELKHGPLALVTSDTSVFAVFTGRHDEKTLKNVEEVRARGAPVVAIAAESDHEVAEAADEFLPIPDTHPVAAGLLANVQLQLVSYRVADLLGRSIDKPRNLAKSVTVE, from the coding sequence ATGTGTGGAATAACGGCCTGTGCCGCACCGCGCGGCACGGACGTACTCGAGACGCTGGTCGACGGGCTGCGGAACCTGGAGTATCGCGGCTACGACTCGAGCGGCGTCGCGGTACGAAACGACGACGGGCTGACGGTCGTTAAGCGTGAGGGCGAGATCGACGTGCTCGCCGACGCGCTCGCTGACACCGCACCGGCCGGTGCTGTCGGCATCGGTCACACCCGCTGGAGCACGCACGGGCCGCCGACCGACGCCAACGCCCACCCCCACACCGGCTGTACGGACGACGTGTCGGTCGTCCACAACGGTATCGTGGAGAACTACGCCAGCCTGCGCGAGGACCTGCTCGCGCGCGGTCACACCTTTACCAGCGAGACCGATACCGAGGTCATCCCCCACCTCATCGAGATGTACCGTGGTGAGGGGCTCTCCCCCGAGGACGCCTTCCGAGCCACTATCGAGCGTCTGGAGGGCCGGTTCGCTGTCGCGATGCTCGTTGACGACCACGAGACGGTGTTCGCCGCGCGCGACGGGTCGCCGCTCGTCGTCGGCGTCGGCGAGGACCGACGGTTCCTCGCCAGCGACGTGCCGTCGTTCCTCGAACATACCAACCGCGTGGCGTTCCTGGAGGACGGCGACGTGGTAAAGCTCTCCCCGGGCGATCACGAGGTCACCGACCTCGGCGGGCACCCCGTCGACCGCCCGGTCCAGACCGTCGACTGGCAGGCCGAGGACGCCCAGCGCGACGGGTTCGACCACTACATGCTCAAGGAGATCCACGAGCAGCCGGCCGCGCTCGACCGTGCGATCCAGGGCCGCATTACCGACGACAACGACGTGCGACTCGAAGGGTTTCCGGCGGGCGAGTTCGCTGATGTGGGGGCGGTCCACCTGATCGCCTGTGGGACGTCGTATCACGCTGCGCTCTACGCCCAGCAGCTACTGGCGAACCGGGACATCCCGGCGCAGGTGTTCAGCGCGGGCGAGTACACGACGACCCCCGCGCCCGTCAGGGACGACACGCTCGTCGTCGCCGTGACCCAGAGCGGGGAGACAGCCGACACGCTGTCCTCGCTCGATATCGCCGCCGAGCGCGGCGCGCGCACGCTCGCGGTGACGAACGTGATCGGCTCGACGGCGGCGCGGACCGCCGACGACGCGCTGTTCATCCGGGCCGGCCCGGAGATCGGCGTCGCCGCGACGAAGACGTTCTCCTCACAGGTGGCGGTGCTCGCGCTGCTGGCCGAGCGCATCGCCGAGGACGTGTCCGGAACCGTCCACTCCGACCGCGAGGCGCTGCTCGCGGCGCTCGAGCGGCTGCCGGCGGACGTTCAGGACACCCTGCAACGGTCGCCCGTGGAGTCGCTGGCGACGGAGCTTCGCGGCCGCGAAGAGCAGTTCTTCATCGGTCGTGGGTACGGCTACCCGGTGGCGCTCGAGAGCGCGCTGAAGTTCAAGGAGATCACCTACGAGCACGCCGAGGGGTTCGCTGCGGGCGAACTCAAACACGGCCCGCTCGCGCTGGTGACCTCCGACACGTCGGTGTTCGCCGTCTTCACCGGACGCCACGACGAGAAGACCCTGAAGAACGTCGAGGAGGTCCGCGCCCGTGGCGCGCCGGTGGTGGCCATCGCCGCCGAATCCGACCACGAGGTCGCGGAGGCCGCCGACGAGTTCCTACCGATCCCGGACACTCACCCGGTCGCGGCGGGGCTGCTCGCGAACGTGCAGCTCCAACTCGTCTCCTACCGCGTCGCGGACCTGCTCGGCCGTTCGATCGACAAACCACGGAACCTCGCGAAAAGTGTCACCGTCGAGTGA
- a CDS encoding winged helix-turn-helix domain-containing protein, with protein sequence MDPDWNTIGHVISSNHRTKVLGRLADSPATPTQIAADVDLASTHVSRALNSLREHGLVELLVPEDRRKGRVYGITSEGAETWELIQSKGLTK encoded by the coding sequence ATGGACCCTGACTGGAACACTATCGGACACGTCATCAGCTCGAACCACCGAACGAAGGTACTCGGCCGGCTAGCCGACAGCCCGGCGACCCCGACCCAGATCGCCGCGGACGTCGACCTCGCGTCGACGCACGTCTCGCGGGCACTGAACTCGCTGCGTGAACACGGTCTCGTCGAACTACTCGTCCCCGAGGACCGCCGGAAGGGGCGCGTCTACGGGATCACCTCGGAGGGTGCCGAGACGTGGGAGTTGATCCAGTCGAAGGGGCTGACCAAGTGA
- a CDS encoding PKD domain-containing protein has translation MLLLVIALVIAPIAGTTVVTGQQAETGAYAVAQGTTCTVVDPVDGDEDAATFYDYRNPNPEITGNPAAPTFSSYGTLEYQETHVSTMLFYQSPDRTSLVVVHDRLGDEAGGSTLTMDFAGLPADGEWIVEDDEYPGRDDEWDIGETTTSVDWKWADNRTDGGVYGGIGGADTITITPGFNGNADRWGFWTYSGTDEYRMESWRVVGADGSVRQLDLDRRVFIHPGGCEEGEPSAAVTGPSALEPGETFTLDASGTTDDGAIGGYEWDFDGDGTVDRVTTSPTTAYAYADRGNYTVSVTAFDTYGNGDSAELAVNVTPPATPPEAALTAPERATTGEPVTLDASNSTDEGPIDRYEWDVDGDGTVDATTTDSTLEHTYSEAGSVEATVTVVDTDGERDSATRTIEVRAPNRPPNASLDAPAAVDEDTPVVLDASDSTDDRGITEYRWDVDGDGEAESTTAEPTFEHIYETPGNVTAAVVAVDTDGEEARATAEVRVRAVNDVPTAALDGPDQATVGEPVTFDASNSTDEEGIDRYEWDVDGDGTVDANTTDPTLEHTYGATGTDVEATVTVVDTGGQRDTAAVTLDVLAPDQPPNASLVAPANATVGTQVTFDASGSSDDRGITEYRWDVNGDGEAESTTDAPTLAYTYDAPGTYEVTVTVVDTGGQMATNTSTTVARLPATPPDAVLTAPEQVTVNRSVALDASNSTDEGRIVRYEWDFDGDGTVDANTTGPTVEHRYRGVSSVETSVTVIDDDGERDTATRAVEVLPPNQPPNVSLNASAVVDEDTPVVLDASDSSDDRGIAEYRWDVDGDGTAEANTTDATFEHVYETPGNVTAAVVVVDSNGESARATAEIEVRPVDDAPTAAVVGPAEVPRNRTNTFDAGGSADEEGIDHYEWDFDGDGTVEANTTASTVEHAFAALGTYDVTVTVVDTGGQTATNTTTTTVVEPPTPPTAVLTVPDGATVNETVVMNANGSTDGEPNDGGDDGEGGEDGDDGEDSDDGDDEGGEDADDGDDGDDEGGEDADAVGIQRYEWDFDGDGTIDRRTDGPTTEYTFQTAGRKTIRLTVVGADGETNTTSATLAVGDPDAAVASIDVNTGDPTAGDSVTFGAGESTAASPIVEYTWQFGDGATAGVGGTSVQHSYDSAGNYDVTLQITTEGGVTATTTTTVTVGQAGGNNGGGGNNGGGGNTGGGGNDAGGGDNDAGGNTGGGGNDAGGGGQQGGNAAPDPQPDPEPTATPEPEPEPEPDPTPTPEPEPEPEPEPDIGQANVTFLNDSLLTGETLVVEATVVNNGNATGNKTVEFEVEGTVIESRSLSLVPGERRTLTFSRQFDSAGRKAVEVDQGRTRIIVVEPRVPNISVSSLRVEEGAVGAGERFTVTATVRNNGTANGNRTVTLHLFGEELETRTVSVPAGEEREVSFSRSVMAAGNYDATVGNQSVTVEVLADTDTDGATATTTTEIPGFGAVLATVALAVALLVRRRRV, from the coding sequence GTGCTACTGCTCGTCATCGCGCTCGTCATCGCTCCGATCGCCGGCACGACGGTCGTGACTGGCCAACAAGCCGAAACCGGAGCCTACGCCGTCGCCCAGGGGACGACCTGTACCGTAGTCGACCCTGTCGACGGCGACGAGGACGCCGCGACGTTCTACGACTACCGCAACCCCAACCCCGAGATCACGGGCAACCCTGCAGCGCCGACGTTCAGCTCCTACGGGACCCTCGAGTACCAGGAGACACACGTGAGCACGATGCTGTTCTACCAGAGCCCAGACCGAACGAGCCTCGTCGTCGTCCACGACCGACTGGGCGACGAGGCGGGCGGCAGCACGCTCACGATGGACTTCGCGGGGCTGCCCGCCGACGGGGAGTGGATCGTCGAGGACGACGAGTACCCCGGCCGGGACGACGAGTGGGACATCGGCGAGACGACCACGTCCGTCGACTGGAAGTGGGCCGACAACCGAACCGACGGCGGCGTCTACGGCGGCATCGGCGGCGCCGACACCATCACGATCACGCCGGGGTTCAACGGCAACGCCGACCGCTGGGGGTTCTGGACCTACTCCGGGACTGACGAGTACCGGATGGAGAGCTGGCGCGTGGTCGGTGCCGACGGGTCGGTTCGCCAACTCGACCTCGACCGCCGCGTGTTCATCCACCCCGGCGGCTGCGAGGAGGGTGAGCCGTCCGCGGCGGTGACCGGCCCGTCCGCCCTCGAACCGGGCGAGACGTTCACGCTCGACGCGAGCGGGACCACCGACGACGGGGCCATCGGCGGGTACGAGTGGGACTTCGACGGCGACGGCACGGTCGATCGGGTCACCACCTCGCCCACCACGGCTTACGCCTACGCCGATCGGGGGAACTACACGGTCAGCGTGACGGCGTTCGACACCTACGGCAACGGCGACTCGGCTGAGCTGGCGGTGAACGTGACGCCGCCGGCGACCCCGCCCGAGGCCGCGCTGACGGCGCCCGAGCGGGCGACGACCGGCGAGCCGGTCACCCTCGACGCGAGCAATTCGACCGACGAAGGGCCGATCGATCGCTACGAGTGGGACGTGGATGGCGACGGCACGGTCGACGCCACCACCACCGACTCCACGCTCGAACACACCTACAGCGAGGCCGGGTCAGTCGAGGCGACGGTGACGGTCGTCGATACTGACGGCGAGCGCGACAGCGCCACACGAACGATCGAGGTACGAGCACCCAACCGACCACCGAACGCGAGCCTCGACGCTCCGGCGGCCGTCGACGAGGATACGCCGGTCGTGCTGGACGCCAGCGACTCGACGGACGACCGCGGGATCACGGAGTACCGCTGGGACGTTGACGGCGATGGCGAAGCCGAGAGCACGACGGCGGAGCCCACGTTCGAACACATCTACGAGACGCCCGGGAACGTGACCGCCGCGGTGGTCGCCGTAGACACCGACGGCGAGGAGGCGCGCGCGACCGCCGAGGTCCGAGTCCGGGCGGTTAACGACGTACCGACCGCGGCGCTCGACGGTCCCGACCAGGCGACCGTCGGTGAACCGGTCACCTTCGACGCGAGTAACTCGACCGACGAAGAGGGTATCGACCGCTACGAGTGGGACGTCGACGGCGACGGCACGGTCGACGCCAACACCACCGACCCCACGCTCGAACACACCTACGGGGCCACCGGAACGGACGTTGAAGCGACTGTCACCGTCGTCGACACCGGCGGCCAGCGGGACACAGCCGCCGTCACGCTCGACGTGCTCGCGCCCGACCAGCCGCCGAACGCCAGCCTCGTCGCGCCGGCGAACGCCACCGTCGGGACGCAAGTGACGTTCGACGCGAGCGGGTCGAGCGACGACCGCGGGATCACGGAGTACCGCTGGGACGTGAACGGCGACGGCGAGGCCGAGAGCACGACCGACGCGCCCACGCTTGCGTACACCTACGACGCCCCCGGGACGTACGAGGTGACGGTCACCGTCGTCGACACCGGCGGCCAGATGGCGACGAACACCTCCACCACGGTCGCGAGGCTGCCCGCGACCCCGCCGGATGCCGTGCTGACGGCCCCCGAGCAGGTGACGGTCAATCGGTCTGTTGCCCTCGACGCGAGCAATTCGACCGACGAAGGTCGGATCGTTCGCTACGAGTGGGACTTCGACGGCGACGGCACGGTCGACGCCAACACCACCGGCCCCACGGTCGAACACCGCTACCGGGGCGTCAGTAGCGTCGAAACGTCGGTGACCGTCATCGACGATGATGGCGAGCGCGACACCGCGACACGAGCGGTCGAGGTGTTGCCGCCGAACCAACCGCCGAACGTCAGCCTCAACGCGTCCGCAGTAGTCGACGAGGACACGCCGGTCGTACTGGACGCAAGCGACTCGAGCGACGACCGCGGGATCGCGGAGTACCGCTGGGACGTGGACGGCGACGGCACCGCCGAGGCCAACACGACCGACGCCACGTTCGAACACGTCTACGAGACGCCCGGGAACGTGACCGCCGCGGTGGTCGTCGTGGACAGCAACGGCGAGAGCGCCCGGGCGACGGCCGAGATCGAGGTCCGGCCGGTCGACGACGCCCCGACGGCGGCCGTCGTCGGGCCGGCGGAGGTCCCCCGAAACCGGACGAACACCTTCGACGCCGGCGGCTCGGCCGACGAGGAGGGGATCGACCACTACGAGTGGGACTTCGACGGCGACGGGACGGTCGAGGCCAACACCACCGCGTCCACGGTCGAGCACGCGTTTGCGGCGCTCGGCACGTACGACGTGACGGTCACCGTCGTCGACACTGGCGGTCAGACGGCGACGAACACCACCACCACGACCGTCGTCGAACCACCGACGCCGCCGACGGCCGTCCTGACGGTCCCCGACGGAGCAACGGTCAACGAGACCGTCGTGATGAATGCGAACGGCTCGACCGACGGTGAGCCGAACGACGGCGGCGATGACGGAGAGGGCGGCGAGGATGGTGACGACGGAGAGGACAGTGATGACGGAGACGACGAAGGCGGGGAGGACGCTGACGACGGTGATGACGGAGACGACGAAGGCGGGGAGGACGCTGACGCGGTCGGCATTCAGCGCTACGAGTGGGACTTCGACGGCGACGGGACCATCGACAGGAGGACCGACGGGCCGACAACGGAGTACACGTTCCAGACGGCCGGGCGGAAGACGATCCGGCTGACCGTCGTCGGCGCGGACGGCGAGACGAACACGACGAGTGCGACGCTTGCCGTGGGCGATCCGGACGCCGCGGTTGCTTCGATCGACGTGAACACCGGCGACCCGACCGCCGGGGACTCGGTCACGTTCGGGGCCGGCGAGTCGACGGCCGCAAGCCCGATCGTGGAGTACACGTGGCAGTTCGGCGACGGCGCCACCGCGGGCGTCGGGGGAACGTCGGTCCAGCACAGCTACGACTCGGCCGGCAACTACGACGTGACCCTCCAGATCACGACCGAGGGCGGGGTGACCGCCACGACGACCACGACGGTCACCGTCGGCCAGGCTGGCGGGAACAACGGTGGTGGCGGCAACAACGGTGGTGGCGGCAACACTGGCGGCGGTGGCAACGACGCTGGCGGCGGTGATAACGACGCCGGAGGGAACACTGGCGGCGGTGGCAACGACGCTGGCGGTGGCGGCCAGCAGGGCGGCAACGCCGCGCCGGATCCACAGCCGGACCCCGAGCCGACAGCAACGCCCGAGCCTGAACCAGAGCCCGAACCCGACCCGACGCCGACGCCCGAGCCCGAACCGGAGCCGGAGCCGGAGCCGGATATCGGGCAAGCGAACGTCACGTTCCTCAACGACAGCCTGCTGACCGGGGAGACGCTGGTCGTCGAGGCGACCGTGGTGAACAACGGGAACGCGACCGGCAACAAGACCGTCGAGTTCGAGGTCGAGGGGACCGTCATCGAGAGCCGATCGCTCTCGCTCGTGCCCGGCGAGCGCCGGACGCTGACGTTCAGCCGACAGTTCGACTCGGCCGGCCGGAAAGCCGTCGAGGTCGATCAGGGACGGACACGGATCATCGTCGTCGAACCGCGCGTGCCGAACATCAGCGTCTCCTCGCTCCGGGTCGAGGAGGGCGCGGTCGGCGCCGGCGAGCGCTTCACCGTCACGGCGACGGTCAGGAACAACGGGACCGCCAACGGCAACCGGACAGTGACCCTGCACCTGTTCGGCGAGGAGTTGGAGACGCGAACGGTCTCGGTCCCAGCGGGCGAGGAACGTGAGGTCTCGTTCTCCCGCTCGGTGATGGCCGCGGGGAACTACGACGCGACGGTCGGCAACCAGTCGGTCACGGTCGAGGTCCTCGCCGACACGGACACCGACGGGGCCACGGCGACGACGACGACCGAGATCCCGGGCTTCGGCGCGGTGCTGGCGACCGTCGCGCTGGCGGTCGCGCTACTCGTGCGCCGTCGACGGGTGTGA
- a CDS encoding DUF7344 domain-containing protein: MNVEAPAAEESTEPSLDIIFEMLRNRRRQLVLEFLRDREETVTIGELAEHIAAIENDTTVRQLNAQQRKRVYIGLYQCHLPKMDDVDVIDFNQSRGRIEPGEHIEPLYEYLDVANGENEEEAEEAKEQPFDRRYGAGYLAFTSVFFAAQLSGAHVIASAAVVLLLAITVATTY; encoded by the coding sequence ATGAATGTCGAAGCGCCGGCGGCGGAGGAGTCCACCGAACCCTCGTTGGACATCATCTTCGAGATGCTGCGGAACCGGCGGCGCCAGCTCGTTCTCGAGTTCCTGCGCGACCGCGAGGAGACGGTCACCATCGGCGAACTGGCCGAGCACATCGCCGCCATCGAGAACGACACTACCGTCCGGCAGCTGAACGCCCAACAGCGCAAGCGGGTGTACATCGGACTCTACCAGTGTCACCTCCCGAAGATGGACGACGTGGACGTGATCGACTTCAACCAGTCCCGAGGACGGATCGAGCCTGGTGAGCACATCGAGCCCCTGTACGAGTACCTGGACGTAGCGAACGGCGAGAACGAGGAGGAAGCGGAGGAGGCGAAGGAGCAACCGTTCGACCGACGGTATGGAGCCGGCTATCTGGCGTTCACGTCGGTGTTTTTCGCGGCACAGCTGTCGGGTGCCCACGTGATCGCGAGCGCCGCTGTGGTGCTGCTCCTAGCCATCACGGTTGCGACGACGTACTAA